The genomic segment GTTCGGCTTATCTGGGAGTGAGGTGTTGATGTAAGTGGTGTGGCTGGTTTCCCCTTTATAATCCAATTGTCTGAAGTCCCTGCCACATGCGTCACATGTccgagctgttgaattgcgactccactttgtcaaCTCTTTGATTACCTTATGGAGGTCATGGCTGGtctgtttgtatatgtccatgtTCCTGGTCAatttgccatggttaaatgcagtgtttcacgctttcagttttgtgcgaatgctgccatctatccacggtttttggtttggatatgTTCTGATCATCACTgtaggaacaacatcctctaagcacttcctgatgaacccagtGACAGAGTAAGTGTAATCGTCAATGTTATTTCCAGTGGcgacccagaacatatcccagtccacctgATCACACAGTAGATTCAGAGTgtccctttcctcttctcctaCCTCTCATTACTTTTACAGATTAGTTGAAAGGTAAGAGAGGAGAAAAGCATGCTATTAAAGAGTATTGGGATGCAGCCTCCTAATGTCTCCCATGTGTGCCGCAGAGCCAACTTTTGATCCCTCCATCGCCAACTGTGACTTTGAGGGTGGTTTCTGCTGACACACCCAGGATCAAATGGAAGGATCCCCATGGAAGAGGGTGTCAGTCAAGCCCAACATCTACAGGATTGGGGACCACACAACAGGGGCAGGTAAGAGATGATACGATTTTGATCTCCAAGAGATGCTAGAGGCGTAATTAGTGAACGAGAGATGGCTTCTCTATCTTCTCCTGCTTACAATTTGCACTGCGTTACATTTGGCTTTGGTAAAAACCTGAAGTATTTCAAGTGTCAGAAAGACACTTAAACAACGGTGTATTTTGAGACTTAACCAATGTATGCGAAGTGGAAATAATCCACGGCAAACCAATTGACAGAAAACAATATTGCTCAAGACAATAATAACAGTTCTTTCTCTTCACACAGGATCCTTCCTTCTGGCCCACTCCCGGCTGAATCCACGCGCTGGCTATATTAGCCACCTGCTCGGGCCTCTTCTGCCCGGCAACATGAAGTACTGTCTGAGGTTCCACTACTCTCTCTGTGAATTCATCCAGACAGACCAGGCTCTCACCGTTTACATTCAGCATCAGAGCGGAATCACACAGGAGAGGATATGGACCCAGAACGACAAGGTGTCTGGATAGCGACAGAGGTCACCATCCAGAGTCCATATGTTGCCAATGTAAAATGACTTAACATGTATTCTTTTCCTTTTTAGTTAGTCAGTTATTTTCATTCCTCAGTCACAACAACTGTCCTGTGCATGCCTTGCCTATAGTGTTTCATAATGTTTGTGACGGAACCCCTTGTGTTTATTCGGCCTTACATTGTACCTTTGACATCGTTTTTTTTTATCGTCAGTCCTTTGGTTTGGCTCCAGCTTCATAAGGAGCAGCAGTTTCAAATGAAACAGGAATGCCGAAGTCCGTAGTCACGGATTCTCCTCGTTGGTTTTTCTTTTTAAACAGCTTTTGCCCTGTTAAAACATGGATCATACCATATCACAATATATTACATAGATGTAACTGTCTGGAAATGTATTATGCAGTTCCATTGTCCAGAAGCTATATCCTCTGAGAATGTCTGTGGTTGATGATGTCACCCACTCTGCCCCTGCTGTCCAGGTGGTGTTTGTCAGCACATGTACGAACTTCTGACTGTGGGTCAGTCGCTCTGGATGACATCAGTGTGAGCCTCGGGGATTGTGATCTTACAGCAGGTAACTTTACCTTCACTGATCCCTGATGCCCACAGGGCCTCTGGGAGATCTCCGGAAGTAGTGCCTCTGTGATAAACATAATTTAGCTCCTTGAGTCATTTTGGGTGTCCATCTACAGGTCTTCTCCTGTCTGTCCCTGGGCTCTGTAACTTTGAGACGGGTCACTGTGGGTACATTCAGGACAAAGAGGGTGATAAAGGTGACTGGGTACTGGTGAGAGGGCCTACCTCCACTTCTTACACCGGGCCGAGGGTGGATCACACCACAGGAGTCGGTGAGTATCCAACTCCCTCTAGCATTCACTGAAGGAGTGTAAATGTGACATCATTGTAGTCTGTTTCCATGTTATACCATGATAGTTAGAGTTTAACCCAGTGAAACTCTGTTTGTCAGGGTACTACATGCCAGGGGTTCTCTGTGCCTGTGTTTCTTCTACCACATGTATGGCTCGGGCATAGGTGAGCTCAGTGTCCATCTGAGCAAGAATGGAAAGGACAAATTGCTATGGAAACGCACTGGAGAGCAGAGCATCACCTGGTTGAGAGCCACTGTGGAATACCAAAGTGACCAACAGCATCAGGCAAGTGGTGAAAAACATCACTACCCATAATCCATCTCCTCCTCTGTACAATAACACCTGAGACGTAAGAGGAAACTAAACACCCCACTCGCTGTTTTATTCTGGGGGGGTTTTCTGGTTCAATGtaagtcaatgaactaagtaaCTGCTATTGCATTCATATCTATGAGAGATACACCCAGTTAAGTAAACCGGAACTTACCTTTTTTCCCCCAATGGTAATCGGCGTCagtgaactatactgaacaaaaatataaacacagcatgtaaagtgtttgtcccatgtttcatgagctgaaatacattatcccagaaatgttccatatgcacaaaaagcttatttctctccaattttgtgcacaaatgtgtttacatccctgttagtgagcatttctcctttatgtatgccatttagcagatgctttttcatccttttccaagataattcatccacctgacaggtgtggcatatcaagcagctgattacacaggtgcaccattTGAAGGTGacaataaaggccactctaaaatgtgcagttttatcacacaacacaatgctacagttTTAAGGGAacatgcaattgg from the Oncorhynchus tshawytscha isolate Ot180627B linkage group LG33, Otsh_v2.0, whole genome shotgun sequence genome contains:
- the LOC112230567 gene encoding MAM domain-containing protein 2-like; this translates as MLPMWCLSAHVRTSDCGSVALDDISVSLGDCDLTAGLLLSVPGLCNFETGHCGYIQDKEGDKGDWVLVRGPTSTSYTGPRVDHTTGVGYYMPGVLCACVSSTTCMARA